From the genome of Syntrophales bacterium, one region includes:
- a CDS encoding glutamate-5-semialdehyde dehydrogenase, producing MSEISLKMENIGRQAKEAAIFLAKTSTDVKNGALEAMAEAILQNADFLKRENEKDLSYSRSIGLSSAMLERLTLSDASLEGIAKGLREVAALPDPVGKITSMWRRPNGLLVGKMRIPLGVVGMIYESRPNVTVDAAALCLKSGNAVILRGGSEAINSNLALSKIVAEALQKFSLPERAVQVVPMTDREAVYEMLQLEEFIDVIIPRGGEELIRAVVRDSKIPVIKHYKGVCHVYVDEDADMDMAIGIIINAKAQRPGVCNALETLLVHEKIARIFLPLAAIKLREAGVTLRGCEKTREILPEAEPVTDDDWSREYLDLILAIRVVGDIDVAIAHIEKYGSLHTEAIVTENYGRAQRFIQEVNSSAVLVNASTRFNDGFELGLGAEIGISTTKLHAFGPMGLEELTTTKFIIYGNGQVRI from the coding sequence TCGGAAATAAGCTTAAAGATGGAGAATATAGGGCGTCAGGCTAAAGAGGCTGCAATCTTTCTTGCCAAGACTTCGACTGATGTAAAAAATGGGGCGCTTGAGGCAATGGCGGAGGCCATCTTGCAAAATGCCGATTTTCTGAAAAGAGAAAACGAGAAGGACCTTTCTTATTCGCGAAGCATTGGCCTTTCATCTGCAATGTTGGAGCGGTTGACGCTCTCTGACGCTTCTCTGGAGGGAATCGCCAAGGGACTTCGGGAGGTTGCCGCTCTGCCGGATCCGGTAGGAAAAATCACTTCAATGTGGCGGCGGCCGAACGGACTGCTTGTCGGTAAAATGCGGATACCCCTGGGTGTCGTCGGAATGATATATGAATCACGCCCGAATGTTACCGTGGATGCGGCCGCCCTTTGCCTGAAGTCGGGGAATGCCGTTATCCTGCGCGGGGGATCCGAGGCGATAAACTCCAACTTGGCTCTATCAAAGATCGTTGCCGAAGCTCTTCAGAAATTCTCACTTCCGGAGCGCGCCGTCCAGGTTGTGCCGATGACTGACCGGGAGGCGGTTTATGAAATGCTGCAGCTTGAGGAATTCATTGATGTGATCATCCCCCGAGGGGGGGAGGAGCTGATCCGCGCGGTGGTGAGGGATTCAAAAATTCCCGTGATCAAGCACTACAAGGGTGTCTGCCACGTCTATGTTGACGAAGACGCCGATATGGACATGGCAATCGGGATCATAATCAATGCCAAGGCTCAGAGGCCTGGGGTTTGCAATGCGCTGGAGACTCTGCTTGTCCATGAAAAAATTGCGCGCATATTTCTGCCGCTTGCAGCCATCAAGCTTCGGGAAGCAGGCGTAACTTTAAGAGGTTGCGAAAAAACAAGGGAAATCCTGCCGGAGGCGGAGCCGGTTACGGATGATGACTGGAGCAGGGAATACCTCGATCTGATTCTGGCTATTCGGGTAGTGGGAGATATTGACGTCGCGATCGCCCATATCGAGAAGTACGGTTCGCTCCACACCGAGGCTATAGTAACCGAGAACTACGGTCGTGCGCAGCGCTTTATCCAGGAGGTCAATTCCTCTGCGGTGCTGGTCAATGCCTCAACGCGCTTCAACGATGGCTTCGAGCTGGGGTTGGGAGCGGAAATCGGCATCAGCACGACCAAACTCCACGCGTTTGGACCGATGGGGCTCGAAGAGCTGACTACGACAAAATTCATTATTTATGGAAATGGACAGGTGCGGA